Proteins from one Chroococcidiopsis sp. CCMEE 29 genomic window:
- a CDS encoding cation:proton antiporter, whose translation MEASFEITLQMVIAVIAGISAQVLAEYLKIPSIVLLLLFGILLGSDGVGVLHPQVLGAGLEVIVALSTAVILFEGGLNLELRELGLVSGSLRNLVTLGTLITLLGGSMAAHWLAEFPWPIAFLYASLVVVTGPTVISPLLKLVKVDRQVATLLEGEAVLIDPVGAILAVVVLNTILNGDTDPLRAMSGLILRLSIGGGIGAVGGWLLSLMYKYADFISDELKNLVVLAGLWGLFTLAQLSQNESGLMATVVAGMVLGSSSLPEERLLRRFKGQLTILGVSVLFILLAADLSIASVFALGWGSLFTVLVLMFVVRPINIGVSTLNSGLNWRQKLFLSWVAPRGIVSASVASLFSIFLTERGINGGDSIKALVFLTIILTVVCQGITASWVADWLQIKSTKATGAVIVGCNPLSLLIARLFQERGEPVVMIDTDPVACQQAQAQNLRVFLSSALDIAVLEEAGLASMGTFLAVTSNGEVNYILAQRAAEEFQPPRVLAVFPRDPQASTPANKDKISQAFLPDIALKTWNEYISDGRVKLGTTTLSEPGFAFQQAHLQALIWSGELVPILLEREECFQVAPATEQWQPGDRIIYLLHDPRPSLLKRLSGASQSTRLTLEKLPEVEEVPLSPALEVVSAAGVSTLENQSV comes from the coding sequence ATGGAAGCATCTTTTGAAATTACCCTGCAAATGGTCATTGCCGTGATCGCAGGCATCAGCGCTCAGGTGCTGGCTGAATACCTCAAAATACCCAGCATTGTCTTACTGCTGCTATTTGGCATTCTGCTTGGCTCAGATGGCGTTGGGGTGTTGCACCCCCAGGTGCTAGGCGCTGGTTTAGAAGTGATTGTGGCTCTCTCGACGGCAGTTATTCTATTTGAGGGTGGTCTCAATCTGGAACTGCGAGAATTAGGTCTGGTTTCAGGCAGCCTGCGGAACCTCGTTACTTTAGGAACGCTGATTACACTACTTGGCGGTAGTATGGCAGCGCATTGGCTAGCTGAATTTCCTTGGCCGATCGCTTTCCTTTATGCTTCCCTAGTTGTAGTCACAGGTCCAACTGTGATCTCTCCCTTGCTCAAACTCGTCAAAGTTGATCGACAGGTCGCTACGCTATTAGAGGGAGAAGCGGTTTTAATCGACCCAGTGGGCGCAATCCTAGCTGTCGTTGTGTTAAATACAATTTTGAACGGCGACACTGACCCCCTTAGGGCAATGAGCGGCTTAATCCTGCGCCTTAGTATTGGCGGTGGGATTGGAGCGGTAGGCGGCTGGTTGCTGAGCTTGATGTACAAATACGCCGATTTTATTTCAGATGAATTGAAAAACCTGGTAGTGCTAGCAGGGCTATGGGGCTTGTTTACTTTAGCTCAACTCAGCCAAAATGAGTCGGGACTTATGGCAACTGTAGTTGCCGGAATGGTTCTGGGATCTTCTTCACTGCCAGAGGAGCGATTGCTACGCCGATTCAAAGGTCAACTGACCATTCTAGGTGTATCGGTGCTGTTTATTTTGCTGGCAGCAGATTTATCAATTGCCAGTGTGTTTGCCCTGGGTTGGGGTAGTCTGTTCACTGTCTTGGTACTGATGTTTGTGGTGCGGCCAATTAACATTGGCGTATCTACCTTGAACAGTGGATTGAACTGGCGGCAGAAGCTTTTCTTGTCCTGGGTAGCACCGAGGGGAATTGTTTCCGCCTCTGTCGCTTCTTTATTTTCTATTTTTTTGACCGAGCGAGGAATCAACGGGGGTGATTCCATTAAGGCGCTTGTCTTCCTGACAATTATCCTGACAGTGGTATGCCAAGGAATCACAGCTAGTTGGGTTGCCGATTGGCTGCAAATTAAATCAACAAAGGCAACTGGGGCTGTAATTGTTGGTTGCAATCCCTTGAGTCTTTTGATTGCCCGTTTATTTCAAGAGCGGGGAGAACCTGTGGTTATGATTGATACTGACCCGGTAGCTTGCCAACAAGCTCAAGCACAAAATTTGCGAGTTTTCTTAAGTAGTGCCTTGGATATAGCAGTGCTAGAAGAAGCAGGACTAGCCTCGATGGGAACTTTTCTGGCTGTGACTAGTAACGGAGAAGTAAATTATATCTTGGCGCAGCGAGCGGCTGAGGAGTTTCAACCACCACGAGTTTTGGCAGTCTTCCCACGCGATCCGCAAGCTAGTACTCCGGCAAATAAAGATAAAATTAGCCAAGCTTTTCTCCCCGATATAGCGCTGAAAACTTGGAACGAGTACATCAGTGATGGGCGAGTAAAGCTAGGCACTACAACGCTAAGTGAACCAGGGTTTGCTTTTCAACAAGCCCACTTGCAGGCATTAATTTGGTCTGGAGAATTAGTGCCAATATTATTGGAACGAGAAGAGTGTTTCCAGGTTGCACCTGCCACTGAGCAATGGCAACCTGGCGATCGCATCATCTACCTTTTGCACGACCCCAGACCCAGCCTGTTGAAGCGTTTATCAGGGGCAAGTCAATCAACTCGGCTGACGCTAGAGAAGCTACCTGAAGTAGAGGAAGTCCCGCTTTCTCCTGCTTTGGAAGTGGTTTCCGCCGCTGGAGTTTCTACACTTGAGAATCAAAGCGTTTAA
- a CDS encoding DUF1823 family protein — translation MSNLPPLNTETIWAILNDKIDDATVNQLVWHCLGYRYAESTKAWDTTGVVPEWRDQYPEPPDFIDSRPATVKLTRSIPPQNKQLLKEQLGFKGYKVGEFGPRQTRRATAANWLLSYMQSVE, via the coding sequence ATGTCTAACCTACCGCCACTCAATACAGAAACAATCTGGGCTATCCTTAACGATAAAATTGATGATGCTACAGTAAATCAGCTAGTCTGGCACTGTCTGGGCTATCGCTATGCTGAGTCAACTAAAGCATGGGACACAACAGGCGTAGTACCTGAATGGCGCGATCAGTATCCAGAACCGCCAGATTTTATTGATAGTCGCCCAGCAACGGTAAAGTTAACTCGTTCAATTCCTCCCCAGAACAAGCAACTGTTGAAAGAACAACTGGGCTTTAAAGGCTATAAAGTGGGTGAATTTGGTCCTCGGCAAACTCGTCGCGCCACGGCTGCTAACTGGTTGTTGAGCTATATGCAGAGTGTTGAGTAA
- a CDS encoding polyribonucleotide nucleotidyltransferase yields the protein MGIGDFFKGIPGFPQGRRDDEREYRDRNEDREYRSRDRDQDDDDDEERRHRYRDRDEDREYRSRDRDRDDDDEDEERRHRYRDRDDDDEDREYRSRDRDRDDDDD from the coding sequence ATGGGAATCGGCGATTTTTTCAAGGGTATACCAGGATTCCCACAAGGACGCCGCGATGATGAACGCGAGTATCGCGATCGCAATGAAGACCGGGAATACAGATCTCGTGACCGTGATCAGGACGATGATGACGATGAAGAACGTCGGCACAGGTATCGCGATCGCGATGAAGACCGGGAGTACAGATCTCGCGATCGCGATCGGGATGATGATGACGAAGATGAAGAACGTCGGCACAGGTATCGCGATCGGGACGATGATGATGAAGACCGGGAATACAGATCTCGTGACCGCGATCGGGACGATGATGACGACTAA
- a CDS encoding type II toxin-antitoxin system HicA family toxin, whose translation MSEWSSTKAKRVLAALFRIGWNVKRETGSHKILERKGWEDYVFAFHDGDEIGPRMLAKIAKKTGLHPEDL comes from the coding sequence ATGAGCGAGTGGTCATCAACAAAAGCCAAGCGTGTCCTGGCTGCCTTGTTTAGAATTGGTTGGAATGTCAAACGGGAAACTGGTTCTCACAAAATTTTGGAACGCAAGGGTTGGGAAGATTATGTATTTGCCTTTCATGATGGCGATGAAATTGGACCGCGAATGTTGGCAAAGATTGCTAAAAAAACAGGTTTGCATCCCGAAGATTTATGA
- a CDS encoding aconitate hydratase — MAMNVTQKLIESHLVSGKMIPGEEIGLKIDQSLTQDATGTMVMLELEALDIQRVRTELSAQYVDHNLLQTDYKNADDHLFLRSACQRFGIWYSRPGNGVSHPVHMERFGIPGKTLIGSDSHTPAAGSLGMLAFGAGGIDVAMAMVGEPMFVKMPKVLGVKLVGKLPDWVSAKDVVLEMLRRYDVHGCRSMIIEYYGPGLEQLSAMDRHVIANMGTELGATTTVFPSDREVKRFLTVQGRGEDWVELVADAGAEYDVYDEINLCELIPLIACPSSPGNVVPVRDVQGKPVQQVVVGSSANPGLRDFWIVSEIVKGRVANDRVSFDINPTSRQLIENLAAMDNTFLNLIHAGGRFHQAGCLGCIGMGQAPASNQISLRTFPRNFPGRSGTADDQVYLCSPETAAAAALTGEITDPRDLEKIYGMSYPKFVPPEKEIVNTEMLVPPPEKGSKIKMEKGPNIKSLPEFEELPNQVYVPVLLKVGDNISTDEIMPAGARVLPFRSNIPGISQFVYYMVDETFSERAKATQEKYGGHVVVAGNNYAQGSSREHAAIAPKYLGQVAVLAKSYARIGWQNLVNFGIMPLEFVNPQDYDTIDQGDELEIIGLREALTQGRPISVKNKSKALVYAMTHSVSPRQVNILLHGGVINEFKEKLHQQELNADANVSKKQEAFDSNF, encoded by the coding sequence ATGGCAATGAACGTCACCCAAAAGCTGATCGAGTCTCATCTAGTTTCGGGAAAAATGATTCCGGGTGAAGAAATCGGGCTGAAAATTGACCAGTCACTCACCCAGGATGCCACAGGCACGATGGTGATGCTCGAACTGGAAGCCCTGGATATTCAGCGAGTCAGAACCGAACTTTCTGCTCAGTATGTAGATCATAATCTCCTGCAAACCGATTATAAGAATGCCGATGACCATCTGTTTCTGCGTTCTGCCTGTCAGCGCTTTGGTATCTGGTACAGTCGTCCGGGCAATGGTGTGAGTCATCCCGTTCACATGGAGCGATTTGGCATTCCAGGCAAAACCTTAATTGGCTCCGATAGTCACACTCCTGCTGCTGGTTCTTTGGGGATGTTAGCGTTTGGTGCGGGCGGTATTGATGTGGCAATGGCGATGGTAGGCGAACCAATGTTCGTCAAAATGCCCAAAGTCCTGGGTGTCAAACTGGTTGGCAAGTTGCCTGATTGGGTAAGCGCTAAAGATGTCGTTTTGGAGATGTTGCGGCGCTACGATGTCCACGGCTGTCGCAGCATGATTATTGAATACTACGGTCCAGGGCTTGAACAACTCAGTGCAATGGATCGGCACGTCATCGCCAACATGGGCACTGAACTGGGAGCGACAACAACCGTTTTCCCCTCCGATCGGGAGGTTAAGCGTTTTCTCACTGTTCAAGGTCGGGGTGAAGATTGGGTCGAACTGGTTGCCGATGCAGGAGCAGAATATGACGTTTATGACGAAATCAACCTTTGCGAGTTGATTCCCTTAATTGCTTGTCCCAGTAGTCCGGGTAATGTTGTCCCGGTGAGAGACGTGCAAGGTAAGCCAGTGCAGCAAGTTGTCGTCGGTTCATCTGCCAATCCAGGATTGCGCGATTTTTGGATTGTCAGCGAGATAGTCAAAGGACGGGTTGCCAACGATCGCGTCTCGTTTGACATCAATCCTACTTCACGTCAGTTGATTGAAAACTTGGCGGCGATGGATAATACTTTTCTAAATTTGATTCATGCGGGAGGGCGCTTTCATCAAGCGGGTTGTTTAGGGTGTATCGGCATGGGACAGGCTCCCGCCTCAAATCAGATTTCTCTACGCACGTTTCCGCGTAACTTCCCAGGGCGATCGGGGACTGCGGATGACCAAGTATATCTGTGCAGTCCGGAAACAGCTGCGGCTGCGGCACTCACAGGCGAAATCACTGACCCGCGTGACCTGGAAAAAATTTATGGCATGAGTTATCCAAAGTTTGTGCCTCCGGAAAAAGAGATTGTTAATACAGAAATGCTGGTGCCGCCGCCAGAAAAGGGCAGCAAAATCAAAATGGAAAAAGGACCAAATATTAAATCCTTACCGGAATTTGAGGAGCTACCAAATCAGGTGTATGTACCCGTTTTACTCAAAGTGGGGGACAACATATCCACTGATGAAATTATGCCAGCTGGAGCGCGAGTGCTGCCCTTTAGAAGTAACATTCCAGGCATTAGCCAGTTTGTTTACTACATGGTTGACGAGACTTTCTCGGAAAGAGCTAAAGCCACTCAAGAAAAATATGGCGGTCACGTTGTCGTTGCTGGCAATAATTACGCGCAAGGTTCTAGTCGAGAACATGCGGCGATCGCACCCAAATACTTAGGACAGGTGGCTGTACTAGCCAAATCCTACGCTCGGATTGGTTGGCAAAATCTCGTTAACTTTGGCATCATGCCTTTAGAATTTGTTAATCCCCAAGATTACGACACTATTGACCAAGGCGATGAACTTGAAATCATCGGATTACGTGAAGCTTTGACACAGGGGCGACCGATTTCAGTTAAAAACAAAAGTAAGGCTCTCGTCTATGCAATGACACACAGCGTCAGCCCTCGTCAAGTCAATATCCTGCTGCATGGTGGTGTCATCAATGAATTCAAAGAAAAATTGCATCAGCAAGAATTAAATGCTGATGCCAACGTTTCTAAAAAGCAAGAGGCTTTCGATAGCAATTTCTGA
- a CDS encoding caspase family protein: MAKVALLIGVSDYGPGFNSLPGTIKDVAAMRRVLQHPDIGGFTEVTTLANPEPLVMQEAIEALFKEKVRQRDDLALLFFSGHCVNDHNNKLYFATRNTRKNAKGELVKSTAVPASFVQDIMSDSRSRQQVVILDCCFSNAFADVWSAKNYGSVDVKNQLSGEGRVVLTSSTSTQQFFPQKGSEISKYTRHLVEGIATGAADIDKDQYVSVYELHQYAGSKSEEAAATIEPEIYAVKESYSILLAKAPLEQLQPIYYGEDVTADNLQNDGFSARLSNELTSNPGTTKRTDSRIPVRNSQSLMGAGIATILVLIGVVYGLDRWFLQQLPISAAATTYKDQVPTIFEHSKTVWSLAFSPNNQLLASSSGDKTIKLWHLQSGELLRTFSGEHLDTVWSVAISPDEQTIVSGSGDKTIKIWNLNTGKLLRTLSGHKDTVRSVAISLDGQTIVSGSGDKTVKIWNLNTGKLLRTLSGHTDAVRSVAISPNGQTVASGGADNTVKIWNLNSGELLHTLSGHTSRIISIAISPDGEIVASGSNDNTIKLWNLRTGELVRTLLGHSDHINSIAIRSDGKVLVSGAEDHLIKLWNLQTGELLDTLSRHSEDVYAVSLSPDGKTLASGDKDGEIKLGR; the protein is encoded by the coding sequence ATGGCTAAAGTCGCATTGCTGATTGGCGTAAGTGATTACGGACCCGGTTTCAACTCACTGCCTGGGACTATAAAAGATGTAGCAGCAATGCGCCGAGTCTTGCAGCACCCAGACATAGGTGGTTTCACTGAAGTAACAACGCTTGCCAATCCTGAACCACTAGTAATGCAGGAGGCAATCGAGGCTTTGTTTAAAGAAAAAGTGCGCCAAAGAGATGACTTGGCGCTACTTTTTTTCTCAGGTCATTGTGTGAACGACCATAACAACAAGCTTTACTTTGCTACTCGCAACACTCGTAAAAATGCCAAAGGAGAACTGGTCAAATCAACAGCAGTGCCAGCGAGCTTTGTGCAAGACATCATGAGTGATAGTCGCTCTAGACAACAGGTGGTAATTTTGGACTGTTGTTTTAGTAATGCTTTTGCTGATGTCTGGTCAGCCAAAAATTATGGCTCTGTAGATGTTAAAAATCAGTTAAGCGGGGAGGGGCGAGTAGTCCTCACTTCTTCTACTTCAACACAACAGTTTTTTCCCCAGAAAGGCAGTGAGATCTCAAAATACACCCGCCACTTAGTTGAGGGTATTGCAACTGGGGCAGCAGATATCGATAAAGACCAATACGTCTCTGTGTATGAGTTGCATCAATACGCTGGCAGCAAATCTGAAGAAGCCGCTGCAACAATAGAACCAGAAATTTATGCTGTAAAGGAAAGTTACAGTATTTTGCTTGCTAAAGCACCACTTGAGCAGCTGCAACCAATTTATTATGGCGAAGATGTAACCGCAGACAACCTACAGAACGATGGTTTCTCTGCACGTCTTTCTAATGAGCTAACCTCCAATCCAGGTACAACAAAAAGGACTGATTCTCGTATCCCTGTTAGGAATTCTCAGTCCCTAATGGGAGCAGGCATTGCCACTATTTTAGTTCTGATAGGAGTAGTATATGGACTTGATCGGTGGTTTTTACAACAGCTACCGATAAGTGCCGCAGCAACAACTTATAAAGACCAAGTTCCCACTATCTTTGAGCATTCAAAAACAGTTTGGTCTCTTGCCTTCAGCCCCAATAATCAGCTACTCGCCAGTAGCAGTGGAGACAAAACAATTAAGCTGTGGCATTTACAAAGCGGTGAATTACTCCGCACTTTCTCTGGAGAGCATTTAGATACAGTTTGGTCTGTTGCTATTAGCCCAGATGAGCAGACTATTGTAAGTGGCAGTGGGGATAAGACAATTAAAATTTGGAATTTGAATACGGGAAAACTGCTGCGCACTCTCTCAGGGCATAAAGATACAGTTAGATCTGTCGCCATTAGCCTAGACGGTCAAACTATTGTAAGTGGCAGTGGGGATAAGACAGTTAAAATTTGGAATTTGAATACGGGAAAACTGCTGCGCACCCTCTCAGGACATACAGATGCAGTTAGATCTGTCGCCATTAGCCCAAATGGGCAGACTGTTGCCAGTGGCGGTGCAGACAATACAGTCAAAATTTGGAATTTAAATAGTGGAGAACTCCTCCATACCCTCTCGGGGCATACAAGCAGGATTATTTCTATCGCTATTAGTCCAGATGGAGAGATCGTCGCCAGTGGTAGCAATGACAATACAATCAAGCTCTGGAATTTACGCACTGGGGAGCTGGTTCGCACCCTGCTCGGCCACTCAGACCATATTAATTCTATTGCCATCAGATCGGATGGGAAGGTACTGGTCAGTGGTGCAGAGGATCATTTAATCAAGCTGTGGAATCTGCAAACTGGGGAGTTGCTTGACACCTTATCTAGGCATTCAGAAGATGTTTATGCGGTGAGTCTTAGCCCTGATGGGAAAACTCTTGCCAGTGGTGATAAGGATGGAGAGATCAAGCTGGGGCGCTGA
- a CDS encoding DUF5895 domain-containing protein, translating to MTQSRKFDFEDDRFKDLSSEVLPWCQMINPQYSQDGLKPYGLAISLEKANMVGFTPDENWQQVEYTFGSGEATSLFITTTPRLLVVRRGPVCIKDRATGITLGRLADHYDAFMTEKLKFKTFTRYLIFLVGQDQKLLHQSPLRLTMSGAAGASFGEAFRRSRAGFVAGGFTVELEKAYAAYRQQVFTSKGALFHAHGIFCPIIDSVEKGMGQKALVATTADYGHPTAENLTEYLIASTSPESGIICQTFEDYKDFAKEQPKPENSKIDMEQTPGSFEFQDEYDFDQAPY from the coding sequence ATGACTCAATCCAGGAAATTCGACTTTGAAGATGATAGATTCAAGGATCTTTCATCTGAGGTGCTGCCTTGGTGTCAGATGATTAACCCTCAATATAGTCAAGATGGGTTGAAGCCTTATGGATTAGCTATTTCCTTGGAGAAGGCTAATATGGTCGGCTTTACACCGGATGAGAATTGGCAGCAGGTAGAATATACCTTTGGCTCAGGAGAAGCCACCAGCCTATTTATCACCACCACTCCTCGGTTACTAGTGGTACGCCGGGGACCCGTGTGCATCAAAGATAGAGCAACAGGTATCACTTTGGGACGGCTAGCAGATCACTACGATGCCTTCATGACTGAGAAACTCAAATTTAAAACCTTCACCCGTTACCTAATTTTCTTAGTCGGGCAGGATCAAAAGTTGCTGCATCAATCTCCATTGCGATTGACTATGAGCGGTGCCGCTGGCGCAAGTTTTGGCGAAGCCTTTCGCCGTTCCAGGGCAGGTTTTGTAGCAGGTGGGTTCACAGTAGAACTAGAGAAGGCTTACGCTGCCTACCGCCAACAAGTGTTTACCAGCAAAGGGGCGCTGTTTCATGCTCACGGAATTTTTTGCCCAATCATTGATTCGGTGGAAAAAGGAATGGGGCAAAAAGCTTTGGTGGCTACGACTGCAGACTACGGGCATCCTACAGCTGAAAATTTGACAGAATACTTGATCGCTTCCACTTCTCCGGAGTCTGGGATTATCTGCCAAACTTTTGAGGACTACAAGGATTTTGCCAAGGAACAACCAAAGCCGGAAAATTCCAAGATTGATATGGAGCAAACTCCTGGTTCCTTTGAGTTCCAGGATGAATATGATTTTGATCAAGCTCCTTACTAA
- a CDS encoding SOS response-associated peptidase produces the protein MCGRFTLSQSAEAIASVFQLDEVPILEPRYNIAPTQLVPTVLQKPEQRKRQLQMLRWGLIPAWAKDPAMGARLINARAETVTEKPSFRSAFRHRRCLVIADGFYEWQRQNGKKQPFYFRMHNAQPFAFAGLWERWQDPNGEIVETCTILTTDANELLRPIHDRMPVILDPKDYDLWLDPAVENSESLQQILHPYSSEAMTSYAVSTKVNNPGNDTPECINSR, from the coding sequence ATGTGTGGAAGATTTACTTTGAGCCAGTCAGCTGAAGCGATCGCCTCTGTCTTCCAGCTAGATGAAGTCCCGATATTAGAGCCGCGCTACAATATAGCGCCAACGCAATTAGTGCCAACTGTATTGCAAAAACCCGAACAGAGGAAGCGCCAATTACAAATGTTGCGCTGGGGTTTAATTCCGGCTTGGGCTAAAGATCCGGCAATGGGGGCGCGGCTAATCAATGCTAGGGCGGAAACTGTAACTGAGAAGCCCTCGTTTCGGTCAGCTTTTCGGCATCGTCGTTGTCTAGTGATAGCCGATGGCTTTTATGAGTGGCAGCGGCAAAATGGCAAAAAACAGCCGTTTTATTTCCGGATGCATAATGCACAACCTTTTGCTTTTGCGGGGCTGTGGGAGCGTTGGCAAGACCCAAATGGGGAGATAGTTGAGACGTGTACGATTTTGACAACAGATGCTAATGAATTATTACGACCGATCCACGATCGGATGCCAGTGATTCTCGACCCGAAAGACTACGATCTGTGGCTCGATCCGGCAGTAGAAAATTCTGAATCGCTACAACAAATACTGCACCCTTACTCTTCTGAGGCGATGACTTCCTATGCGGTCAGCACCAAGGTGAATAATCCTGGTAATGATACGCCAGAGTGTATCAATAGCCGTTAG
- a CDS encoding DUF167 domain-containing protein, whose protein sequence is MKKKVKVKPNSKDQSIKEEADGSLTVSLKSPPVEGRANQQLIKLLAEKFDVLKSRIKIKSGLSSRQKLIDIDTDC, encoded by the coding sequence ATGAAAAAAAAGGTCAAAGTTAAACCTAATTCAAAAGATCAAAGCATTAAAGAAGAGGCAGATGGTAGCCTGACTGTAAGTTTGAAATCCCCTCCAGTTGAGGGAAGGGCGAATCAGCAGTTAATCAAGCTTCTGGCTGAAAAATTTGATGTACTTAAATCAAGAATCAAAATCAAGTCTGGATTATCGTCTAGACAAAAGCTGATTGATATTGATACAGATTGCTAA
- a CDS encoding glutathione S-transferase family protein, translated as MLRLYDFLPSGNGYKVRLLLAQLGIPFETIELNILKGETRTPEFLSKNSNGRIPVLETESGQFLPESNAILFYLSEGTEFLPSDRFLRAQVLQWLFFEQYSHEPFIATSRFWISILGKLEEYRGALAQKREPGYAALTVMEKHLTSHTFFVGERYTIADISLFAYTHVADEGGFDLTKFPAIQAWLEQVKSQPRYVSIKHQ; from the coding sequence ATGCTCCGGCTATACGATTTTTTACCTTCAGGTAATGGCTATAAAGTTCGGCTTTTACTGGCACAACTTGGTATTCCATTTGAGACAATAGAGCTTAACATCCTCAAGGGCGAAACCCGTACTCCTGAGTTTTTAAGTAAAAATTCCAACGGTCGGATTCCAGTTTTAGAAACAGAATCAGGGCAATTTTTACCAGAATCTAATGCTATCCTTTTCTATCTTAGTGAAGGAACTGAGTTCTTACCAAGCGATCGCTTTTTGCGGGCGCAAGTCCTACAATGGTTATTTTTTGAGCAATACAGCCATGAACCTTTTATTGCCACATCTAGATTTTGGATTTCTATTCTAGGTAAGTTAGAGGAATATCGAGGCGCGCTTGCCCAAAAACGTGAACCTGGATATGCAGCACTTACTGTAATGGAAAAACATTTAACATCACATACCTTTTTTGTTGGGGAGCGTTATACCATTGCTGACATCAGCTTATTTGCCTACACTCATGTTGCTGATGAAGGTGGTTTTGATCTAACCAAATTTCCAGCTATACAAGCATGGTTAGAGCAGGTAAAATCGCAACCTAGATATGTTAGCATTAAGCACCAGTAG
- a CDS encoding 3-deoxy-7-phosphoheptulonate synthase, which produces MPDQLFNIHIEDSQTLITPHEIKSKLPLTEAAAETVLKSRKEIEDILEGIDSRKFIVVGPCSIHDVKAAEEYAGRLKILADKVKDKLLLIMRVYFEKPRTTVGWKGLINDPDMDDSFHIEKGLFIARSLLLKMAGMGLPTATEALDPIVPQYISELISWSAIGARTTESQTHREMASGLSMPVGFKNGTDGGIQVALNALHSARVPHHFLGIDQTGRVSVFKTKGNAYGHIILRGGGGKPNFNAENVRLTEEKLKKESVSPRIVIDCSHGNSNKDYKLQAIAFENIIHQILDGNTSIVGMMLESNLYEGNQSITKNLEQLKYGVSVTDKCISWEETEKIIFSAYEKLKNKDFEQK; this is translated from the coding sequence ATGCCAGACCAATTATTTAACATTCATATTGAAGATTCCCAAACTTTAATAACTCCGCATGAAATTAAGTCAAAATTACCTTTGACTGAGGCAGCAGCAGAAACTGTTTTGAAATCCAGAAAGGAAATAGAAGATATTCTTGAAGGTATCGACAGCAGGAAGTTTATAGTCGTTGGTCCCTGTTCCATTCATGATGTCAAAGCAGCTGAAGAATATGCAGGGAGACTAAAAATTTTGGCGGATAAAGTCAAAGATAAACTGCTGCTAATCATGAGGGTTTACTTTGAAAAACCTAGAACAACTGTGGGATGGAAAGGATTAATTAACGACCCTGATATGGATGATTCATTCCATATAGAAAAGGGGTTATTTATTGCGCGTAGCTTGCTGCTAAAAATGGCTGGAATGGGATTGCCTACTGCTACAGAAGCTCTCGATCCTATAGTCCCTCAGTATATCAGTGAACTTATTTCATGGTCAGCAATCGGAGCTAGAACGACCGAATCGCAAACTCACCGTGAAATGGCAAGTGGACTTTCGATGCCTGTAGGTTTCAAAAATGGCACGGATGGCGGCATTCAAGTCGCTTTAAATGCTTTACACTCAGCGAGAGTACCTCACCATTTCCTAGGAATTGACCAAACAGGACGGGTAAGCGTTTTCAAAACTAAAGGGAATGCCTATGGTCATATTATTTTACGAGGCGGTGGGGGTAAGCCAAACTTTAATGCGGAAAATGTCAGATTAACAGAAGAGAAATTAAAAAAGGAAAGTGTATCACCAAGAATCGTGATCGACTGTAGCCACGGCAATTCAAATAAAGACTATAAGCTACAAGCTATTGCCTTTGAAAATATCATTCACCAAATATTAGATGGTAACACATCAATAGTTGGCATGATGCTAGAATCGAATTTATATGAAGGAAATCAATCAATTACCAAAAACTTAGAACAATTAAAATATGGTGTTTCTGTGACAGATAAATGTATTAGCTGGGAGGAAACAGAAAAAATTATTTTCTCTGCATATGAAAAACTAAAAAATAAAGATTTTGAGCAGAAATAG
- a CDS encoding acylphosphatase yields the protein MQDPSPLHNKIRVHVFITGKVQGVGYRMSTRKAANDLGLSGWVRNLPDGQVEAVFEGSRDMVEEMINWCYQGSAAVVKDVVVESEAPEGMQGFEIKR from the coding sequence ATGCAAGATCCGTCACCGCTACACAATAAAATCCGAGTACATGTTTTTATCACTGGAAAAGTCCAAGGGGTTGGTTATCGGATGTCAACCCGGAAGGCAGCTAACGACTTGGGACTAAGCGGCTGGGTACGTAATCTTCCTGATGGACAAGTGGAAGCTGTTTTTGAAGGCAGCAGGGATATGGTTGAGGAGATGATTAACTGGTGTTACCAGGGATCAGCTGCTGTAGTCAAAGATGTGGTGGTTGAGTCCGAGGCACCTGAAGGAATGCAGGGATTTGAAATCAAACGCTGA